The genomic window ACCTCGCCGGACGACGTCCCCCGTCTCGCGGAGCACATCGCCGGCAGCTGTCCGACGTTGCGGGTGCGCGGGGTCATGGGCGTCGCGCCGCTGGACGAGCCGGCGGCGGATGCCTTCGCCCGCCTCGCTGCGGCACGTGACCAGGTGCGCGCGGTGGTGCCCGACGCGGGATGGATGTCAGCCGGGATGACCGGCGATTTTTCGGAGGCGATCGCGGCAGGTGCGACACACCTGCGGATCGGCTCGGCAATCACGGGCCCGAGGCCCGTGCACGGATAGCCTCGGAACACACGAGCGAACCACGGAGGATTTGCGATGTCGAACCCGCTCAAGAAGACCATGGTGTACCTGGGTCTGGCCGACGAGGAAGAGATCTACGAGGAGCCCGCCGCGCAGCAGCAGCCGCAGCCGCGCCGCGAGAAGCCGATCGAGAAGGCTCCCGCCCCGGTCACGCCGATCCACCGTCCCGCCGTGGTGCGCCAGCCCGCGCCCAGCGCGATCAGCGAGATCCTCACGGTGCACCCCAAGCAGTACCGGGACGCCCAGATCATCGCCGAGAACTTCCGCGACGGCATCCCCGTGATCATCAACCTCTCGCAGATGAGCGACGCCGACGCGCGCCGCCTGATCGACTTCGCCAGCGGACTGTCGCTCGGTCTGTTCGGTCGCATCGAGCGCGTGACCAGCAAGGTCTTCCTGCTGTCGCCCGAGAACGTCGCGGTGTCGGGTGATGGTGCTGTCGTGCAGGCCGACCCCGAGGCGCCCGCCTTCGCGCAGTAGTCCGCCGTGGACGTGCTCAAGCTCGTCGCTGCGATCGTCAACTCGCTCCTGCTCGTCTATGTTCTGCTGCTGCTCGTGCGGCTGATCCTCGAGTACATCCCGATGTTCAATCGATCGTGGCGCCCCCGCGGCGCCGGCCTGATCGCGGCGGAGATCGTCTATACGGTCACCGACCCTCCCATCAAGTTCTTCCGCAGGTTCATCCCCCCGCTTCGCCTCGGCCCGGTTGCCGTCGACCTCGCGTTCCCGCTGACGATGCTCGTCTGCTTCGTGCTGCTGTCGATCACGCGCTCGATCGCCGGACCCTGACCGCCCATCCCGCCTCGCGGCCCGTGACCGCTCGCACTATGCT from Microbacterium sp. zg-Y625 includes these protein-coding regions:
- a CDS encoding YggT family protein, yielding MDVLKLVAAIVNSLLLVYVLLLLVRLILEYIPMFNRSWRPRGAGLIAAEIVYTVTDPPIKFFRRFIPPLRLGPVAVDLAFPLTMLVCFVLLSITRSIAGP
- a CDS encoding cell division protein SepF codes for the protein MSNPLKKTMVYLGLADEEEIYEEPAAQQQPQPRREKPIEKAPAPVTPIHRPAVVRQPAPSAISEILTVHPKQYRDAQIIAENFRDGIPVIINLSQMSDADARRLIDFASGLSLGLFGRIERVTSKVFLLSPENVAVSGDGAVVQADPEAPAFAQ